The following coding sequences are from one Beggiatoa alba B18LD window:
- a CDS encoding SPOR domain-containing protein, which translates to MAGNQRRLRREDVQSCPPWAWFLGGVLLGIFLSFLVYLREIAPYLTQAAPTHATETPVDGNATVATASTETAKIAEKTEEKKPKTAEKPADKATMPTHFEFYDVLKQPSVLQPSPHNPVAEAEMPPIEDSAPLAVQTPGTYLLQAGAFRDRREAEGLKVHLANLGLIASIEEATLDNTGVWYRVRLGPFTDLATLNQVRSQLSASNITSVILRF; encoded by the coding sequence GTGGCAGGAAATCAACGCCGCTTGCGCCGTGAGGATGTGCAATCTTGTCCCCCTTGGGCATGGTTTTTAGGGGGCGTTCTTCTCGGCATTTTCCTATCCTTTCTCGTTTATTTACGGGAAATCGCGCCTTATTTAACACAAGCTGCACCAACCCATGCAACAGAAACGCCCGTCGATGGCAATGCAACTGTTGCAACGGCATCTACAGAAACTGCAAAAATCGCTGAGAAGACAGAAGAGAAAAAACCAAAAACGGCAGAAAAACCCGCAGATAAGGCAACCATGCCCACACATTTTGAGTTTTATGATGTGTTAAAACAGCCTTCTGTCCTGCAACCCAGTCCTCATAATCCTGTGGCGGAGGCAGAAATGCCTCCAATAGAAGATAGCGCACCATTAGCCGTGCAAACACCGGGAACGTATTTATTACAAGCAGGGGCATTTAGAGACCGACGCGAGGCGGAGGGCTTAAAGGTGCATCTTGCAAATTTAGGATTAATTGCCAGCATTGAAGAGGCAACCCTAGATAATACAGGGGTTTGGTATCGTGTGCGTTTGGGTCCTTTTACTGACCTCGCAACGTTAAATCAAGTCCGTAGTCAGTTATCTGCTAGTAATATTACGTCTGTTATTCTCCGCTTTTAA
- the waaF gene encoding lipopolysaccharide heptosyltransferase II, giving the protein MLDTQTACLLVAPSWVGDMVMAHSLIQVLQTQAPERAIDVLAPRWSAGLLQRMPEVRQVIDYDIAHGQWAWHSRQQIGRNLRGHYQQAFILPNSWKSALIPAWAKIPQRIGFLGEWRYGLLTDARRKDKQRYPKTVEQFVALALPANTPATDYPLPRLTPQSASPTLTRLKLTLEKPLLILCAGAEYGIAKRWLPAYFSTVAQYFIQQGGQVWLLGSQKDAPVGAEIVEMTQSTDCVNLCGLTNLAEAVDLMAVAQQVISNDSGLMHVAAALDKPLIALYGSSSPTMTPPLQPQAQILYLALPCSPCFKRVCPLGHTHCLQDLKPDMVIAALRNTNKTR; this is encoded by the coding sequence ATGCTCGACACCCAAACCGCTTGCCTACTTGTCGCCCCCTCATGGGTTGGCGACATGGTCATGGCACACAGTTTAATACAGGTTTTACAAACCCAAGCCCCTGAACGCGCTATCGATGTGCTTGCGCCACGCTGGAGTGCAGGACTGTTGCAACGAATGCCCGAAGTGCGTCAAGTCATCGACTACGATATTGCCCACGGACAATGGGCTTGGCATAGCCGTCAACAAATTGGGCGTAACCTACGCGGACATTATCAACAAGCGTTTATTTTGCCAAACTCTTGGAAATCCGCCTTAATTCCTGCTTGGGCAAAAATTCCACAACGCATAGGCTTTTTAGGTGAATGGCGTTATGGTTTATTAACCGATGCCCGCCGTAAAGATAAACAACGCTATCCCAAAACGGTTGAACAATTCGTTGCCCTCGCCTTACCCGCAAACACCCCCGCAACAGATTACCCCCTGCCACGACTCACCCCACAATCAGCCAGCCCTACATTAACACGTTTAAAGCTCACGCTAGAAAAACCGCTATTAATTCTCTGTGCAGGGGCTGAATATGGCATTGCTAAACGTTGGTTGCCTGCCTATTTTTCTACAGTGGCTCAGTATTTTATTCAACAAGGGGGACAGGTTTGGCTGTTAGGGTCACAAAAAGATGCCCCAGTCGGCGCGGAAATTGTAGAAATGACGCAATCAACTGACTGCGTTAATTTATGTGGATTAACAAATTTAGCGGAAGCGGTGGATTTAATGGCAGTTGCGCAACAAGTGATTAGTAACGACTCAGGGCTGATGCATGTCGCCGCTGCCTTAGATAAACCCTTAATTGCGCTTTATGGCTCATCCAGTCCTACCATGACCCCGCCTTTACAGCCACAGGCACAAATTTTATACCTTGCATTACCCTGTAGCCCCTGTTTTAAACGAGTTTGTCCCTTAGGTCACACACATTGTTTACAAGATTTAAAGCCAGATATGGTCATTGCCGCGTTGCGCAACACTAACAAAACGCGGTAA
- a CDS encoding response regulator transcription factor: MPSNFVVYVVDDEKPIRKAVKFFLNKAGFETELLESPDDFLNSYATEKMGCLLLDIHMPSSNSNGLAFQKTLKEKSIDIPVVIMSAHGDIPSAVSAIRAGAMDFIEKPVDKNKLLFVVNECFKYCVANREKIVKRQQLERLLNTLTHRETEILPYLCKGYTSKEVANSLDISSRTVERHRANILRKMQAHSLTSLTTDLKLFTAFC, translated from the coding sequence ATGCCTTCTAATTTTGTGGTTTATGTCGTTGACGATGAGAAACCTATCCGTAAAGCAGTAAAGTTTTTTTTAAATAAAGCAGGTTTTGAGACGGAATTACTTGAGTCTCCCGATGATTTTCTCAATAGTTATGCGACAGAAAAAATGGGCTGTTTGTTACTCGATATTCATATGCCAAGTAGCAATAGTAATGGGCTTGCTTTTCAAAAAACGCTAAAAGAGAAATCTATTGATATTCCAGTCGTTATTATGAGTGCCCATGGGGATATTCCTTCTGCTGTTTCTGCAATCCGTGCAGGTGCAATGGATTTTATTGAAAAACCTGTTGATAAAAATAAATTGCTGTTTGTCGTTAATGAGTGTTTTAAATATTGTGTTGCTAATCGTGAAAAAATTGTTAAACGGCAACAACTTGAGCGTTTATTAAATACGCTCACACATCGTGAAACCGAAATTTTGCCATATTTGTGCAAAGGCTACACCAGTAAAGAAGTCGCAAATTCTTTGGATATTAGCAGTCGAACAGTTGAACGCCATCGCGCCAATATTTTGCGTAAGATGCAAGCGCATTCATTAACGAGTTTAACAACCGATTTAAAATTGTTTACCGCGTTTTGTTAG
- the argS gene encoding arginine--tRNA ligase, whose product MKVQLQQLINQALTTLKTQGLIPNDAVLPAVQVERARDASHGDFASNIALMLAKPLKSRPRDIAIQVLNALPKVEWIQKVEIAGAGFINFFLTSDAYLNVVKTILNAKEQYGRSQLGAGQSVMVEFVSANPTGPLHVGHGRGAAYGAALSELLSVAGYQVTREYYVNDAGRQMDILGTSVWLRYLEECGESFTFPSNGYKGDYIRDIARDLYRDHQTAFQRSASAVFVDIPADEPQGGDKELHIDALVERAKKLLGADDYRTVFKRGLEVILDDIRDDLAEFGVTYNNWFSEYSLVENETVKRGLEKLVANGFTYEKEGALWFRSSDFGDEKDRVLVRDNGQATYFASDVAYHFNKVERGFQQIINIWGADHHGYIPRVKAAMSALGLNPECLTVLLVQFATLYRGTERVQMSTRSGEFVTLRELRDEVGKDAARFFYIQRKSEQHLDFDLELAKSHSNENPVYYIQYAHARICSVLRQLAEKNLTWSVAEADLSRLETEHEQALLTSLSRYPEMIESAARNYEPHQITYYLRELAQAFHAYYNTSIFIVEDDTALRNARLSLVKAVQQVLQNGLAIIGVSAPEVM is encoded by the coding sequence TTGAAAGTTCAGCTACAACAATTAATTAATCAAGCCTTAACAACTTTAAAAACGCAAGGGCTTATTCCCAATGATGCGGTATTGCCTGCCGTGCAAGTTGAACGCGCCCGCGACGCTTCACATGGGGATTTTGCGTCGAATATTGCGCTGATGTTAGCCAAACCCCTCAAAAGTCGCCCCCGTGATATTGCTATTCAAGTGTTGAATGCTTTACCTAAAGTAGAATGGATTCAAAAAGTTGAAATAGCTGGTGCAGGGTTTATTAATTTCTTTTTGACCAGCGATGCGTATTTGAATGTGGTTAAAACCATTCTGAATGCAAAAGAACAGTATGGACGTTCGCAGTTAGGCGCAGGTCAGTCGGTTATGGTGGAGTTTGTCTCTGCGAATCCGACAGGTCCTTTACATGTCGGACATGGTCGCGGGGCGGCTTATGGCGCGGCGTTGTCCGAATTATTAAGTGTTGCTGGTTATCAAGTTACCCGTGAGTATTATGTGAATGACGCGGGGCGACAAATGGATATTTTAGGGACTAGTGTCTGGTTGCGCTATTTAGAAGAATGTGGCGAGTCTTTTACATTTCCCTCTAATGGTTATAAAGGTGATTATATTCGGGATATTGCCCGCGATTTATACCGTGATCATCAAACGGCTTTCCAACGTTCTGCCAGTGCGGTCTTTGTGGATATTCCTGCCGATGAGCCACAAGGCGGCGATAAAGAATTGCATATTGATGCCTTGGTCGAGCGGGCAAAAAAATTATTAGGTGCGGACGATTATCGGACGGTGTTTAAACGTGGTCTCGAGGTGATTTTAGACGATATTCGTGATGATTTAGCCGAGTTTGGCGTGACTTATAATAATTGGTTTTCGGAATATAGTTTGGTTGAAAATGAGACGGTTAAACGCGGTCTCGAAAAGCTGGTTGCGAATGGTTTTACGTATGAAAAAGAAGGGGCGTTATGGTTTCGCTCTAGTGATTTTGGCGATGAGAAAGACCGTGTTTTAGTCCGTGATAATGGGCAAGCGACTTATTTCGCTTCTGATGTGGCGTATCACTTTAATAAAGTCGAGCGTGGTTTTCAGCAAATTATCAATATTTGGGGGGCTGACCATCATGGCTATATTCCTCGTGTTAAAGCGGCAATGTCAGCATTGGGGCTAAACCCTGAGTGTTTAACGGTGTTATTGGTGCAGTTTGCAACTTTATATCGGGGCACAGAGCGTGTGCAGATGTCGACGCGCAGTGGCGAATTTGTGACGTTACGCGAGTTACGCGATGAAGTGGGCAAAGATGCGGCACGTTTCTTTTATATTCAACGTAAATCTGAGCAACATTTAGATTTTGACCTAGAATTAGCTAAGTCTCATTCTAATGAAAATCCTGTGTATTATATTCAATATGCCCATGCACGGATTTGTAGTGTATTGCGTCAGTTAGCAGAGAAAAATTTGACTTGGTCAGTGGCTGAGGCAGATTTAAGCCGTTTAGAAACGGAGCATGAGCAAGCCTTATTAACGAGTTTATCGCGCTATCCTGAAATGATTGAAAGTGCTGCGCGTAATTATGAACCGCATCAAATTACTTATTATTTGCGCGAGTTGGCACAGGCGTTTCATGCTTATTACAACACGAGTATTTTTATCGTGGAAGATGATACCGCTTTACGCAATGCGCGTTTAAGTTTGGTTAAAGCGGTACAACAAGTGTTACAAAATGGTCTCGCAATTATTGGCGTATCTGCGCCAGAGGTAATGTAA